A portion of the Adhaeribacter radiodurans genome contains these proteins:
- a CDS encoding SGNH/GDSL hydrolase family protein, translating into MYRLKSLILSLFISLLLFVGSLQAQDFQKWEKEISTLEQQDKLSAPPRKPIVFTGSSSIRLWKTLNQDFPGKKILNRGFGGSQTFEVVHFADRLILPYHPKQVVIYVGDNDLAAGKTPEQVMADFKSLFQKIRENNRKTNITFISIKPSPSRKNLIPVITQTNQLIQQYLAAQKHATYVDVYSRMLLPSGKFNPSLYRADSLHMTDAGYRIWAEAVRPVLK; encoded by the coding sequence ATGTACCGCCTGAAAAGTTTAATTCTGTCTTTGTTTATTAGCTTATTATTGTTTGTTGGCTCTCTGCAAGCGCAGGATTTTCAGAAATGGGAAAAAGAAATTTCAACTTTAGAGCAGCAAGATAAACTAAGTGCGCCTCCGCGCAAACCTATTGTGTTTACTGGTAGTTCGTCTATTCGGCTTTGGAAAACCCTCAATCAGGATTTTCCGGGTAAAAAGATTTTAAACCGGGGTTTTGGAGGTTCTCAGACTTTTGAAGTAGTACACTTTGCCGATCGTTTGATTTTGCCTTATCATCCGAAGCAAGTAGTAATTTACGTAGGCGATAACGACTTGGCCGCCGGTAAGACTCCCGAACAGGTTATGGCTGATTTTAAATCTTTGTTTCAAAAAATCAGAGAAAATAATCGAAAGACTAACATCACCTTTATTTCAATAAAACCTAGCCCATCCCGCAAAAACTTAATCCCAGTTATTACCCAAACCAATCAGCTCATCCAACAATACCTGGCTGCACAAAAACACGCTACTTATGTGGATGTGTACAGCCGAATGTTATTACCATCCGGTAAGTTTAATCCATCTCTCTATCGCGCTGATAGCTTACACATGACGGATGCGGGCTATCGCATTTGGGCAGAAGCGGTGCGTCCGGTATTAAAGTAG
- a CDS encoding type III polyketide synthase gives MNSFICAIGTATPPHKIAQMRTAEFMATALQLPAEENRKLKALYRVTGIAHRYTVLPDFATTNGQFTFFPNTPDLEPFPTVRQRMEMYQQEALPLSVAAVTDCLDQIKNFDRSSITHLITVSCTGMYAPGLDIDLIQALDLPSTTQRTSVNFMGCYAAFNGLKVADAFCQTNPEAKVLVVCTELCTLHFQKYQEYDHLVSNAIFGDGSAAVLVQSKPIPKHKNLELAAFHCELASAGKKEMAWHIANHGFEMTLSSYVPDLIQQGIKSLTQSLLQKLNLELSTVDLFAIHPGGRKILEAIEKALDLQPEHNCFAYEILRDYGNMSSATVLFVLKAILQTLSPAHHNQPILSFAFGPGLTLESMLLRVCYV, from the coding sequence ATGAATAGCTTTATCTGTGCGATTGGTACCGCTACGCCCCCTCACAAAATAGCGCAAATGCGAACAGCCGAATTTATGGCTACCGCCTTGCAATTACCTGCGGAAGAAAACCGGAAATTAAAGGCTTTATACCGGGTAACAGGCATTGCCCACCGTTACACCGTATTACCCGACTTTGCCACTACGAACGGCCAATTTACTTTTTTTCCTAATACTCCCGATTTAGAACCTTTTCCAACAGTGCGGCAGCGGATGGAAATGTATCAGCAAGAAGCATTGCCGCTTTCGGTAGCGGCCGTTACAGATTGTCTGGATCAAATAAAAAACTTTGACCGGAGCTCTATTACGCATTTAATTACGGTTTCCTGCACAGGGATGTATGCACCGGGCTTGGATATTGACTTAATTCAGGCATTAGATTTACCTTCTACTACCCAGCGTACTTCGGTAAATTTTATGGGCTGTTACGCCGCTTTTAACGGTTTAAAAGTAGCCGATGCCTTTTGCCAGACTAATCCGGAGGCTAAGGTGTTAGTGGTATGCACCGAACTATGTACCCTTCATTTTCAGAAGTATCAGGAGTACGATCATTTAGTATCTAATGCTATTTTCGGCGATGGTTCGGCTGCTGTGCTGGTTCAAAGTAAACCCATCCCTAAACACAAAAATTTAGAACTGGCTGCATTCCATTGCGAGTTAGCCTCAGCCGGTAAAAAAGAAATGGCCTGGCACATTGCCAATCATGGCTTTGAGATGACCTTATCCTCGTACGTGCCCGATTTAATCCAACAAGGTATTAAATCTCTTACTCAAAGCTTATTGCAAAAGTTAAATTTAGAGTTATCTACCGTAGATTTATTTGCTATTCATCCGGGTGGGCGGAAAATACTGGAAGCAATTGAAAAAGCATTAGATTTACAGCCCGAACATAATTGTTTTGCCTACGAGATTTTGCGCGATTATGGCAATATGTCGTCGGCTACGGTACTATTTGTTTTAAAAGCAATATTACAGACCCTCTCACCGGCTCACCACAACCAGCCGATACTGAGCTTTGCTTTTGGTCCTGGATTAACATTAGAATCAATGCTTTTAAGAGTGTGCTATGTTTAA
- a CDS encoding LacI family DNA-binding transcriptional regulator: MKNRPVTIKDIAQQLNISVSTVSRALRGSPDINADTKKAVLDLAAELDYQPNSIALSLVKSRTNILGVIIPDIAVQFFASAISGIQEVASAAGFNVMICQSNESEQTEINNIQALLSSRVAGLIVSVSGSTVSTEHFKMLQKKGIPLILFDRVCDDIEASKVIVDDYQGALAAVNHLIAVGCKRIAHLAGPEKLQITANRKNGYLDALRQNNIPVEETLVKHVDFDRQKSIDATNHWIQSENPPDGIFAISDRVAIGAMLAIKAAGLRIPQDIALVGFGNEATSSILDPALTTVMQYPVDMGRAAARLFLEQIEADPEDFTPQTIVLETKLLVNKSSDRSLIK; this comes from the coding sequence ATGAAAAACAGACCGGTTACCATTAAAGATATTGCGCAGCAGTTAAATATATCGGTTTCTACAGTTTCTAGGGCTTTACGGGGTTCGCCGGATATTAATGCGGATACAAAAAAAGCTGTATTGGATTTAGCCGCCGAGTTAGATTACCAGCCTAATTCTATTGCTTTAAGTTTAGTAAAAAGTCGTACTAATATTTTAGGGGTTATTATTCCGGATATAGCTGTCCAGTTTTTTGCTTCGGCTATAAGTGGCATTCAGGAAGTTGCTTCGGCGGCTGGTTTTAACGTAATGATTTGTCAGTCGAACGAGTCAGAACAAACAGAAATAAATAATATTCAGGCTTTGCTATCGAGCCGGGTAGCGGGATTAATTGTGTCGGTGTCTGGGAGTACGGTTAGTACCGAACATTTTAAAATGCTCCAGAAAAAAGGAATTCCTTTAATTTTATTCGACCGGGTATGCGATGATATTGAAGCCTCAAAAGTAATTGTAGATGATTATCAGGGAGCCCTAGCTGCTGTTAATCATTTAATAGCCGTTGGTTGTAAACGGATTGCTCACCTAGCTGGGCCAGAAAAACTACAGATTACCGCTAACCGCAAAAATGGCTACCTCGACGCCTTGCGCCAGAATAATATTCCGGTGGAGGAAACCTTAGTGAAGCACGTAGATTTTGACCGGCAGAAATCCATAGATGCTACTAACCATTGGATTCAATCAGAAAACCCGCCCGATGGAATTTTTGCTATTAGCGACCGGGTAGCTATTGGGGCGATGCTGGCAATAAAAGCCGCCGGATTACGTATTCCGCAGGATATTGCTTTGGTGGGTTTTGGGAACGAAGCTACTTCATCTATTTTAGATCCGGCGTTAACTACCGTTATGCAGTATCCCGTAGACATGGGAAGAGCAGCCGCCCGTTTGTTTTTAGAGCAAATAGAAGCAGACCCGGAGGATTTTACTCCGCAAACTATTGTATTAGAAACTAAATTATTAGTAAATAAATCTTCAGATAGAAGCCTGATAAAATAG
- a CDS encoding lysophospholipid acyltransferase family protein, producing the protein MPGLRNALDLIHNDGPLGIFPGGEVSSLQAVEEYNVSDPTWQPAVGRLISKAKVPVLPVYFTGSNSFSFNLLGLVHPLLRTARLPAELFNKQGVCIKIRIGKPISYTSLHGLSNPDLLAYLRAKTYALGSSFFRPAVPTVFKYVSAPKPLLPETDNESILNDIKNLKPASHLFSHHQYAVYMARQAEMPCVIREIGRLRELTFRQVGEGTNQATDLDQYDAHYYHLFLYDHQNHLIVGAYRLRKGKEIYRKFGKKGFSTYLAGKLSYQYILGPVSISNYFSQVSKALMVNFITQYFFDAELAQYIKPRKKFRYRLANHYPETLLQKNVQNLHSLDDLIAEIEPKHIGIPILLKQYLKQNARIIGFNIDPKFSNALDGLMVMRISDLPAATACMLERIPLPDSNHPEEYRCYFLAGTPPRYIKS; encoded by the coding sequence GTGCCAGGTTTACGCAATGCCTTAGATCTCATTCATAACGATGGTCCATTGGGTATTTTTCCGGGCGGAGAAGTGTCGAGCTTACAAGCTGTGGAAGAGTATAACGTGAGTGATCCGACCTGGCAACCTGCCGTTGGTCGGCTTATTAGTAAAGCGAAAGTACCTGTATTACCCGTTTATTTTACCGGAAGTAACAGCTTCTCGTTTAATTTATTAGGCTTGGTTCATCCTTTGTTACGCACGGCCCGTTTACCCGCCGAATTATTTAACAAGCAAGGCGTTTGTATTAAAATCCGAATTGGTAAGCCAATATCTTATACTAGCTTACATGGTTTGTCTAATCCAGATTTATTGGCTTACCTCCGCGCTAAAACATATGCCCTTGGATCTTCTTTTTTCCGGCCAGCTGTGCCTACGGTGTTTAAATACGTCTCTGCGCCTAAGCCATTGCTGCCAGAAACAGATAATGAGTCCATTTTAAACGATATTAAAAATTTAAAACCCGCCAGCCATTTGTTCTCCCATCATCAATACGCGGTTTATATGGCTCGTCAAGCAGAAATGCCTTGTGTTATTCGGGAAATTGGGCGTTTGCGTGAACTTACTTTCCGGCAAGTGGGCGAGGGCACCAACCAGGCAACCGATCTGGATCAATATGATGCTCATTACTATCATCTGTTTTTATACGACCACCAGAACCACCTGATTGTGGGAGCCTACAGGTTAAGAAAAGGAAAAGAAATTTACCGGAAATTTGGTAAAAAAGGCTTTTCTACTTATTTAGCCGGTAAATTGAGCTATCAGTATATTTTAGGGCCGGTAAGTATAAGCAATTATTTCTCCCAGGTATCTAAAGCTCTAATGGTTAATTTTATTACCCAGTATTTTTTTGATGCCGAGTTAGCGCAGTATATCAAGCCCCGAAAGAAGTTTAGGTACCGATTAGCAAACCATTATCCGGAAACCTTGCTGCAAAAAAATGTACAAAACTTACATTCTCTCGACGATTTAATTGCCGAAATAGAACCGAAGCACATAGGAATACCTATTTTACTAAAGCAATACCTGAAGCAAAATGCCCGTATTATTGGCTTTAATATTGATCCTAAATTCTCGAATGCGCTGGATGGCTTAATGGTAATGCGAATAAGTGACTTACCCGCTGCCACCGCTTGTATGTTGGAACGTATTCCCCTACCCGATAGTAATCATCCCGAAGAATATCGCTGTTATTTTCTCGCAGGTACTCCACCCAGGTATATAAAATCTTAA
- a CDS encoding T9SS type A sorting domain-containing protein, with translation MKKIILLFGAWLLCLNIGAQVKAPDSEPAKLQVAAPAPANKESDKGITIFPNPSTGKVFLELSGFKGHRTELRVLNVIGNVVLHENFYETEDKTTKVLDLSKFASGLYYVKLEADEYSEIRKVIIN, from the coding sequence ATGAAAAAAATTATACTTTTGTTTGGTGCCTGGTTGCTCTGCCTGAATATTGGTGCTCAAGTTAAAGCACCGGATTCAGAGCCGGCAAAATTACAGGTTGCGGCTCCAGCACCAGCAAATAAAGAATCAGATAAGGGAATAACAATTTTTCCTAATCCTAGTACCGGTAAAGTTTTTTTAGAACTTTCCGGTTTTAAAGGCCATCGGACCGAACTTCGGGTGTTAAATGTAATTGGTAATGTAGTACTCCACGAAAACTTTTACGAAACAGAAGATAAAACTACTAAGGTATTAGATTTAAGTAAATTCGCGAGTGGTTTGTATTACGTAAAACTGGAAGCTGACGAATACAGCGAAATTAGAAAAGTTATAATTAATTAA
- a CDS encoding Gfo/Idh/MocA family protein, translating to MNSVSAFFGFLLVFLFCQNIAALSQVKSSKPLRVGVAGLVHGHVGWVFESNKRGDIEIIGIAEPDAELAQRYIKKYNLPASLIYSDLNVMLTKTKPEAVTAFNSIYNHLAVVQACAPRGIHVMVEKPLAVSLDHARQMEVLVRKHPIHLLTNYETTWYGSNHKAYDIIHTDKSLGSIRKMVVHDGHQGPKEIGVGPEFLAWLTDPVQNGGGALIDFGCYGANLITWLMQGQRPLSVTAVTQQLKPEIYPKVDDEATILVTYPGAQGIIQASWNWPYSRKDLEIYGQAGAVFALDNTHMQLRLKPDEPAKPYQTASLQAPYNDPFRYLTAVVRNDIKPNDDYNLSSLANNVIVVEILDAARRSAQSGKTILLEKEKTK from the coding sequence ATGAATTCTGTTAGTGCCTTTTTCGGTTTCCTTCTTGTTTTTCTTTTTTGCCAAAATATAGCTGCTTTAAGCCAGGTAAAATCATCCAAACCCTTGCGAGTTGGAGTAGCAGGTCTGGTACACGGTCACGTAGGTTGGGTATTTGAAAGTAACAAACGCGGCGATATCGAGATTATTGGCATTGCCGAACCGGATGCCGAATTGGCTCAACGCTATATTAAAAAATATAATTTACCAGCGAGCTTGATTTATTCTGATTTAAATGTGATGCTTACTAAAACCAAACCCGAAGCGGTTACGGCTTTTAATTCCATTTACAATCATTTAGCGGTAGTTCAGGCTTGCGCGCCGCGCGGCATTCACGTGATGGTAGAAAAACCCTTGGCGGTAAGCCTGGATCATGCCCGCCAGATGGAAGTGCTCGTCCGCAAGCACCCGATTCATTTGCTTACCAATTACGAGACTACCTGGTACGGCAGCAATCACAAAGCTTACGACATTATTCATACCGATAAATCACTTGGTTCTATCCGGAAAATGGTGGTACACGATGGTCACCAAGGACCTAAAGAAATTGGAGTGGGTCCCGAGTTCCTGGCCTGGTTAACAGACCCGGTACAAAACGGGGGCGGAGCGCTTATCGACTTTGGCTGCTACGGGGCAAACTTAATTACCTGGCTCATGCAAGGCCAGCGCCCATTATCGGTTACAGCAGTTACCCAACAACTTAAACCCGAAATTTATCCTAAAGTAGACGATGAAGCTACTATTTTGGTAACGTATCCGGGAGCGCAGGGCATTATTCAAGCTTCCTGGAACTGGCCGTACAGCCGCAAAGATTTAGAAATTTACGGACAAGCCGGGGCCGTATTTGCCTTAGATAATACGCATATGCAATTGCGCTTAAAGCCCGATGAACCTGCTAAACCCTATCAGACCGCTTCTTTACAAGCACCCTATAACGATCCGTTCCGGTATTTAACGGCTGTAGTCCGCAACGATATAAAACCTAATGATGATTATAATTTATCTTCTTTGGCTAATAATGTAATAGTAGTAGAAATTTTGGATGCTGCGCGCCGTTCAGCACAATCGGGTAAAACTATTTTACTGGAAAAGGAAAAGACAAAGTAA
- a CDS encoding methyltransferase domain-containing protein, whose translation MFKNRSITPELMDDPNVDGSALRRNLEELEFINKWLGGNEVVTQALNTLWNNGQINPELQSNLTIADLGCGGGDILRDVADWAFEKNVNATLIGVDANPVMIKYAQQKCAGVSNIHFLQADVFAPDFQETHYDIVICSLFCHHFTDAQLQQLLQRLKQQARLAIIINDIHRHPFAYYSIKWLTHFFSRSYLVKNDAPLSVLRAFKRTELIRLFKATGFFKYQLRWQWAFRWQAILYTNR comes from the coding sequence ATGTTTAAGAACCGTTCAATTACCCCCGAGTTAATGGACGATCCGAATGTAGATGGATCTGCCTTACGGCGTAACTTAGAAGAGCTGGAGTTTATTAACAAATGGCTGGGTGGCAATGAAGTAGTAACCCAAGCTTTAAATACTTTATGGAACAACGGGCAAATTAATCCGGAACTCCAAAGTAATTTAACTATTGCCGATTTAGGTTGTGGTGGGGGCGATATCTTACGCGATGTAGCTGATTGGGCATTCGAAAAAAATGTAAATGCTACTTTAATTGGCGTAGATGCTAATCCGGTAATGATTAAGTATGCCCAGCAAAAATGTGCGGGTGTATCTAATATTCATTTTTTACAGGCAGATGTTTTTGCGCCTGATTTTCAGGAAACCCACTACGATATTGTTATCTGCAGTTTATTCTGTCACCATTTTACCGATGCCCAATTGCAGCAGTTGCTCCAACGGCTAAAACAGCAAGCCCGGTTAGCCATTATTATAAACGACATTCATCGACATCCATTTGCCTACTACTCTATTAAATGGTTAACTCACTTTTTTTCGCGCTCGTATTTAGTAAAAAATGATGCGCCACTTTCGGTACTTAGGGCTTTTAAACGCACCGAATTGATTCGTTTATTTAAAGCTACCGGGTTCTTTAAGTACCAGTTGCGCTGGCAATGGGCCTTTCGCTGGCAAGCTATTCTCTACACCAACCGATAG
- a CDS encoding GNAT family N-acetyltransferase, which yields MDITSANDFASATKLDKTNTRFLAPVLMRLLKLHQLNAVYAATQHLNGLDFIDVVLEQLGIQFEVDAKELQNIPVHGAFIAIANHPYGGIDGLILLKIWLAYGPISKFWRINYYKK from the coding sequence ATGGATATTACTTCAGCAAATGATTTTGCTTCGGCAACAAAATTAGATAAAACCAATACCCGGTTTTTAGCTCCTGTGCTTATGCGACTACTTAAATTGCATCAGCTTAACGCTGTTTACGCGGCCACCCAACATTTAAATGGCTTAGATTTTATTGATGTTGTGTTAGAGCAACTAGGTATTCAGTTTGAAGTAGACGCGAAAGAGCTGCAAAATATACCGGTACACGGAGCCTTTATCGCTATTGCCAATCATCCGTACGGTGGTATTGATGGCCTTATCTTACTAAAAATCTGGCTAGCGTACGGCCCGATTTCAAAATTCTGGCGAATAAACTATTACAAAAAATAA
- a CDS encoding histone deacetylase family protein translates to MLKIAWTEQYAHALPPGHRFPMLKYDLLPDQLLHEGTIESANLFRPEPLPDSIILTTHDPVYWQRLRDLQLTPSEIRKTGFPLSQELVNREVVIMNGTVQAALFALQYGIAMNVAGGTHHAFTNRGEGFCLLNDMAIAANYLLQHHLAKQILIVDLDVHQGNGTAQIFQTEPQVFTFSMHGSHNYPLQKEKSDLDVPLPDGIEDDAYLQQLFDHLPRLIDQVKPDFIFYQAGVDILATDKLGRLKVSMEGCKRRDRYVLETCKQNHIPVAVSMGGGYSERIATIVEAHANTFRLAQYVYF, encoded by the coding sequence ATGCTAAAAATCGCCTGGACAGAACAATATGCCCATGCTTTACCCCCGGGGCATCGTTTTCCGATGCTGAAATATGATTTACTGCCGGATCAATTATTACACGAAGGAACTATTGAATCTGCGAATTTATTTCGGCCTGAACCGTTGCCGGATAGTATTATTCTTACTACGCATGATCCTGTATACTGGCAACGTCTTCGTGATTTACAACTTACTCCCAGTGAAATCAGGAAAACTGGTTTTCCGTTGAGCCAGGAATTAGTAAATCGCGAAGTAGTAATTATGAACGGAACGGTACAGGCCGCTTTATTTGCTTTGCAATATGGTATTGCCATGAATGTAGCTGGTGGCACGCACCATGCCTTTACGAACCGGGGCGAAGGCTTTTGCCTTTTAAACGATATGGCAATAGCGGCTAATTATTTATTGCAGCACCACCTCGCTAAGCAAATATTAATTGTTGATCTGGATGTGCACCAAGGTAATGGAACAGCACAAATTTTCCAGACAGAACCGCAAGTATTTACTTTTAGTATGCACGGGAGCCACAATTATCCGTTGCAAAAAGAAAAGTCTGATTTAGATGTGCCTTTACCTGATGGAATAGAAGACGATGCCTATCTGCAGCAATTATTTGATCATCTACCACGTCTTATAGATCAGGTGAAGCCCGATTTTATTTTTTATCAGGCGGGAGTAGATATACTGGCTACAGATAAATTAGGTAGATTAAAAGTATCAATGGAAGGTTGTAAAAGACGCGACCGCTATGTGTTGGAAACTTGTAAACAGAACCACATTCCGGTTGCGGTGAGCATGGGAGGAGGGTATTCGGAACGGATTGCCACGATAGTGGAAGCGCATGCTAATACCTTTCGGCTAGCTCAGTATGTATACTTTTAA
- a CDS encoding acyl carrier protein: MPRTQNIEHQIINIISKTKEIKPSRLQAHANLSREFGFDTVDVVDIILELEKSFKITIPDEVPLDTVGDFIHYVSAQTLRKAS; the protein is encoded by the coding sequence ATGCCACGTACTCAAAACATCGAGCATCAAATCATTAACATAATTAGTAAGACCAAAGAAATTAAACCTTCTCGCTTACAGGCTCACGCTAATTTAAGCCGGGAGTTTGGTTTCGATACCGTGGATGTTGTTGACATTATCCTGGAACTGGAAAAAAGTTTTAAAATAACCATTCCGGATGAAGTGCCTCTTGACACAGTTGGTGATTTTATTCATTATGTTTCTGCGCAAACGTTGCGTAAAGCGAGCTAG